Sequence from the uncultured Bacteroides sp. genome:
GTAACTTGTTATCCCTGTAGTAATAAGGAGCAATACATTTTCGCTCTGTATCCTGAGTCTGTGGTGTCCAGAAGTTCATACCATGCGGCACCAATACAGCGGGCAATGTCTGTCCATATTCCTCTGTGTGTTTACCGAACTTGCCGGCTGTTTGAGTTATGCTGGCAGCTGTGCCCACACGGGTATCAACATATTGTTGCAGCAGAATTTGAGCCTCGACTACACTGAAACGACATAAAAAACACAGTAAAAAAATAGATAAGCTCCTCATAATTGATTAAAGGTAAAAGAAAAGGAAAAAGAAAAATAAAAAAAGGGAGAAGGCCTAAAATCTTTTAATAATAAACCAATAAGAAATTTATCATAAGCCTTCTCCCCATAAGGTCAACCTTATGGACTTACCTTTATTTGTTAGTATCCAGTGTTTTGTTTCCAATTAGTATTAGAGTTCATAACACCTCTAGCAATTGGGAATATACGACGCCATTTCTGAGTTTTGGCAGCAGGATTTACAACATGTTTCAATCCCCAATCATTTTCGAATTGACCAAAGCGGATCAAGTCATTACGACGCCACATCTCACTAAAGAACTCACGTCCACGTTCGTCAAGAATATCTTGCAAAGTAGGAGTTGTGGTTAATGTAGGAGCTTTTACATAACTACGAATCTGATTAAACAAACTCATAGGAGTATCACCGTTGGTAGCAGTTGCACCTCTAAGAATAGCTTCAGCCTTCATCAGAAGAATATCTGCATAACGGAAAATAGGCACATCGTTACTTTGGTTACGACCATAAGTGTCATAATCAGCAGACTGAATGCCCCACTTGATACAACGGTAACCTTGATTCCAACCATTAAAGTTATCACCTACATTCATAGAAGCATCACCCGGAATGAGTAAAGTAATATTTTTGGTAAGTACTACACGCTGCCCATTATACATATAAGGCGTTGTGGTTTTATTAAAGGTTGAAATATCATAAGTATTAAGCGCATCTTTCAAAATGATATCATTACGTTCGTCTCCTTGAAGAGAGAAGCGATCGGCTGCTTCAGGTGTAATTGTAAAAATACCACCTGCATTCTTTGAAATTGATATGCCAAGCAAACCAGCACCGGTTCCTCCATCATTATTGAATTTAGGCCAGTATTGGAATCGAGCGTATGTCATACCTTGTGCTGATGCATTATCATAAGGCATTGCATAGATAAAATCCTTAATCTGATAGCCATTATTCGGCATGAATTTCTTGCGATAACTATCACTCAGATTAAACTTACCGCTATTAATTATATCATCACAGTATTTCACTGCATCATTAAGTTTAGAATTTGCCAAAGTAGGCGCATAATTAGCTACATCACCGCAAGTGTAAACAGCCCAATTTAGATACAGTTTTACAAGAAGAGCCTTAGCCATCCATTTAGTAGGTTTTCCATAAGTCGAAGCATCAACATTTTCAGACAATCCTCCGGAATTAATAGCACGAAGTAGATCTTTCTCTATAAAAGCTGCTACATCAGCACGTGGTGAACGATCAATAGCCTCATTAACTCCAACAACATGATCCAAAATAGGCGCATCGCCAAACATATCCATAAAGATGAAATGATAGAAAGCACGCATTGTCAAAGCTTTTGCGATAGATTCATCCTTAGCATTATCACCTCCAAGGTCTACAATTGCCTGATTACACTTGGTAATGGTTCCCATGATATCACCAAGCCAATCGATATGTGCATCATCTGAATTAGTCATGTGAAGCGTAGAATGAACATAATTACCACCGTCATACCAGTTAGCACCATAAGTAACTGCTGTAAATTCATCAGAAGATAACCATGCTGCTTCAACATAACGACGTCCCAAAGGGCCACGGAATCCATAGTACAAATCCGCCATCTTTGCCTCGGTTGCAATTTCGGAACTTGGATAAGAAGTATAGGTAGACTTGACATCTACATCCAGATTAGTGCAGGCCGTTACAGATGATAGCAGCAAACCTGCAAATAAGGTATTTTTAATATAGTTTTTCATTGTAAGTTCAATTTTTAGATGATTAGAAATTTACATTTACACCTAGCATAAATGTGCGGGTGCGAGGATAATAGTTAGTACGTCTATCTATTCCTGGTTCCAATCCACCGAGATTAATTTCAGGATCACGACCGGAATAGCCAGTAATTGTAAACAAGTTATTGCAAGTTGCATATAGCTTGAGTGAATTAACCCAATTTCCCAATTTTCCAAATGAATAACCTAAAGACAGAGTTGACAAACGGAAATAATCACCATTTTCCAACCAACGATCTGAAGGGGCCTGTGATTGAATATCTGTAGCTCTTTGTTCAGTAGCTACTGATTTCAATACATTTCTGCCTTCAGTAACGAAGCCTACATTACTATATTGTTCACGAGTTGCATTATAAATTTTATTGCCTAAAACTCCTGTAAAGAACATATCCAAACTCCAATTCTTATATTTAAAATTGTTTGTCCAACCAAAATTTAACTTAGGCTGTGCACAACCTGTAATGGTTCGATCTGTATCAACCGGGTCTTTTGTCGTTTCACCAGTACGTTCACCAGTTTCGGATCATGTTTGTAGAATACTGATACGCCGTCTGAATTATAACCAGCCCATTCATAAGTATAGAACGTTCCAAGTGGATGACCTTCCATAATACGTTCTACTTGTGCGTTTGAAGAATAACCTGCAATTTCCGGATCACCGGTCTTAATATAGTCTACAGAATAATCACTATTGGAAATACTTTTCACGTTATTTTTGTTGTGTGAAAGGTTCAAGCTTGTTTCCCAAGAGAATTTCTTTGTACTGATAGGAGTTGCATTGATTGTAAATTCAATACCTTTATTGTCAATATCACCCACATTTGCATACATGGAACCATAAGGATAACGGTTTGTTGATACATCATATGAATAAATCAAATCGCTTGTACGCTTATCATAATATTCGATTGTACCACCTAGACGTCCTCCAAAGAAAGTAAAATCAAGACCTACATTAAGCATTGCAGTTCGTTCCCATTTCAAATTAGGATTTGCATTTGATTGAGCAGCTATTGTACGATAAAGACTGGAATTTCCATTAGCATCTGTATATGTAAACCATCCTGAAGGACCATAAGTCTGAATTGCCTGGTAAGCGCCAAATCCCAAAGAGTTACCACTGACACCATAACCTACACGGAATTTCAAATCATCAAATACGTTTAAATCTTTGATAAATTTCTCTTCGCTCATACGCCATGCAAGAGATGCAGAAGGGAATGTTCCCCAACGATTATTTTTACCGAAAGCCGAAGAACCATCACGGCGGAAAGTAGCCTGAAGCATGTATTTACTGTTATATGAATAATTCAAACGACCATAGAAAGAAATCATACGGAGAGTTTCCAATCCATAAGCCGTTATACCACTCATGTCCATTTTGTTGGCAAAAGCAAGGTTATAGTATGAAGTAGCATTACTATAGAAATTATAAACATTAAGGCCAAAGCCATCGTTGTTGTCCGATTGCTCATAAGAATAACCGGCCATTAAACCTAATTTATGAACATTAGCAAATGTATGATCATAATTGAAATAGGTTTCCAATACTTTCTTTTTATTTTCAACAGTTCCACGGTAAGCATTTCCATTAGTATTAACGATCTGAGACTGTGTAGTATTGTAATTATTATAGTTGATTTGCTCGTTTTCATAAGAAAGATTCAAGTTCCAAACTAAATCCTTATTGATTTGTAGAGTGGCCTTACCCGTTCCCTGAAGATCTTTCTTAATCGTTTCATAAGTGTCCTCATGAATCATAGATAGCGGGTTGAAATATTGATTTACCGATGTGTAATTATACCACGTACCATCTTCATTTTTTGTAGGAAGTAAGGGTGAATAATAGTTCATGGCATCAAATACGCTTTGACCATCTTTACTTGATGAAACATTCTTACCTTTACTCTGTGCGGCATTAACATTGAAAGCCAAAGTCAAACGATCATTCAAACATTTTGTCTGCGCATAAGCACGACCTGAAATACGTTCAAATCCAGTGCCAAGCACAATACCTTCTTTATTCAAATAACTCAAGCTGGCATTGTAACTGGAACGTTCATTTCCTCCGTTAATAGAAACATTATGATTGTGGCTGACTGCTGTACGAAGCACTTCATCATTCCAATTCGTGTTGCTGCCTTTATCATTAGGAAGTGTAATATTGTTAGCTGATGCATAAGAATGCAAATCACTGGCTGACATCATATCAAGACGTTTGGCTATTTTATCAAATCCAACATAACCACTATATGAGACAGTTGAACGATCAGTTTTGCTTCCTTTCTTTGTAGTGATAACAATCACACCATTGGCAGCCTTAGAACCGTAAATAGCAGTTGCAGATGCGTCGCGAAGCACATCAATTGATTCAATGTCATCTGGAGCTATAAGATTCAAAGACATACCAGGAATACCGTCAACAACATAATAGGGTTCCATTGCTTCACCTGTACGCAGAGAAGATGCACCACGAAGAGAGATAGAAGCTGTTCCTGATGTAGGGTCACTGCTCTGAACTATCGTTAATCCAGGAACCTTGCCTTGTAACAACTGTCCGGGATCGGTATAAACACCGGTATTCAGTTTGTCAGCTTTTACTGTAGTAATAGAACTAGTGACATCCTTACGGGTCATACTGCCGTAACCTACAACAACGACTTCATTCAAAGTCTTGCTGTCTTCTTTCAATATTACATTAATAACTTTTTGATTACTCACCTTAATATCTTGGGATGTAAAACCAATGTAGGTGAACGAGAGAGTACTTCCTGTAGGAGCTGAAATGGAATACTTTCCATCAAGATCCGTAACGGTTCCTGTAGTAGTTCCCTTTACCAGGACAT
This genomic interval carries:
- a CDS encoding RagB/SusD family nutrient uptake outer membrane protein, whose translation is MKNYIKNTLFAGLLLSSVTACTNLDVDVKSTYTSYPSSEIATEAKMADLYYGFRGPLGRRYVEAAWLSSDEFTAVTYGANWYDGGNYVHSTLHMTNSDDAHIDWLGDIMGTITKCNQAIVDLGGDNAKDESIAKALTMRAFYHFIFMDMFGDAPILDHVVGVNEAIDRSPRADVAAFIEKDLLRAINSGGLSENVDASTYGKPTKWMAKALLVKLYLNWAVYTCGDVANYAPTLANSKLNDAVKYCDDIINSGKFNLSDSYRKKFMPNNGYQIKDFIYAMPYDNASAQGMTYARFQYWPKFNNDGGTGAGLLGISISKNAGGIFTITPEAADRFSLQGDERNDIILKDALNTYDISTFNKTTTPYMYNGQRVVLTKNITLLIPGDASMNVGDNFNGWNQGYRCIKWGIQSADYDTYGRNQSNDVPIFRYADILLMKAEAILRGATATNGDTPMSLFNQIRSYVKAPTLTTTPTLQDILDERGREFFSEMWRRNDLIRFGQFENDWGLKHVVNPAAKTQKWRRIFPIARGVMNSNTNWKQNTGY